A window of Pararhodobacter sp. genomic DNA:
AGATCGCCGAACAGGGCGGGCACATCGGCCAGATCCAGCGGGCCGAAACCAAAGCGCACGCCGTCGATTTCCACCTCGACCAGCGGCTCCAGCCAGACCATCCCGCGCGAGCCGTTGCGGATCAGCGTGACATCCTTGCCCTGTGCGGTGATCTCAGCGGCGATTTCATCGGCCCCAAGGGCCACGGCGGCGCTGTCCAGCGGAACGAATATCTTCATGCTTTTGCCCCCGCGATGAGTGCGTCCAGTTTTGCCACGTCGGCGCGGCCAATCAGTTTGCCATTCACCATCGCCGAGGGACCACAGGCGCACAGGCCAAGGCAGAACACCGGCTCCAGCGTGATCGCGCCGTCGGCGGTGGTCTCGTGCCAGTCGATCCCCAAGGCGTCGCGGGCGTGATCGGCCAAAGCCTCGCCGCCCATCGCCTGACAGGCCTCGGCGCGGCAGATCTTCAGCACCGTGCGGCCCGCCGGGTGCGTGCGGAAATCATGGTAGAAGCTCATCACGCCATGCGCCTCGGCGCGGCTGATCTGCTGATCCTTGGCGATGATCGGCAGGGCCTCTTGTGGCACAAAGCCGAACGCCTCTTGCACGGCGTGCAAGATGGGCAGCAAAGCCCCTTCAAGGCTGCGGTGGGCGTCAAGGATCTGGTGCAGGGTGCTGCGCTCTGAATCCCCGAATGTTGGCGTGGCTGTCATGTGGCTCCTCCGATCGGTCCGCGTTGCCTAACGGCAAAGCGATTGCCAATCAAATTACTATTTCCGTTGTTTGATAGATGGCGTCTATCGAAACGCTTACCCCAAACTTTGCACAAACGCATCCAGCAACAAGGTGCGGCGTCCGACCGGCGGAAGGATAAATGCGACATCGGTTGACGCCGCCTCGAGCCGAGACAGCGGAATACAGGCCAACCCGCGCCCTTCGGCAAAAAAGGCGGCGGTGCGTTGCGGCAGAATGGTGGCGGCGTTGCCATCGCCGACATGCCCAATCAGCGCAACAATCGAGTTCGATTCGATGCGCGGCGACACGCTCATCCCGGCCAGCGCCAGATGCCGGTCAAGGATGCGGCGGTTCTGCATGTCGGGCGTCAACAGGCCCAGTTCAAACTGATCCAATTGCGACCAGTCCAGCGTCGCGGGCAGATCAAGATCGGGGCGGGTGACCAGCGCGTAGGTCTCATTGTACAGGGTCAGCACCTCGAACCCCGGCGGCGTGTCATGCGCCAGATCGGCGGCGGCATAACTGAGGCCCGCGTCGACCTCGAAATCCACCAGACGTTCCAGAATTTCATGGCTGTTGAGCGACACCACCCGCAGCCGAACCGCCGGATTGCGGGTCAGGAACGGGCGCGTGTAATCATGCACCGAGGCCAGCGCCGTCGGGATCACCCCCAGCCGCAGCGTGCCCGCCAGACCATCGCGCGCCGTCGCCACGTCGGATTTCATCGCGCGGGCCTCGGCGACAATGGATTTCGCCCGCGCCAGAACGCGCTCGCCCTCGGGCGTCAGGCCAATATAGCGCGCCCCGCGCAGCACCAGCTGCACGCCCAGCGTTTCCTCCAGCGCCTTGATGGCTGACGAAAGCGTTGGCTGCGTGACATGGCAGGACTCAGCCGCGCGGCCAAAATGGCGTTCGCGTGACAGGGCAATCAGCATTTCCAGTTTGTCGATCATGGCCTCAACCATGCCGCATTGCACGCGAGGCGGAAAGGGGGGCTGATCTCAGGCCGGATCTTGGGCCAATTGGCGCAGGATCTGGGTGTAGTTCTCGACACCCTGCGCGCCGGTGACAAGGTGCTTGCGGTCGAACACCATCGCCGGGACGCCGCGAATGCCCTGATCGGTCCAGAATTTCTGCACCTTCCGCACGTCGCCCGCAAACCGTTGATCTTGCAGAACCGTCAGCGCCTCGGCCCGGTCAAGGCCGATTTCCCCGGCCACCGCGACCAACACCGCGTCATCGGACAGATTGCGCCCGTCGGTGAAATGCGCGGCGAACAGCGCCTGTTTCAGATCATGCTTGCGACCCTGCGTCT
This region includes:
- a CDS encoding formate dehydrogenase subunit gamma produces the protein MTATPTFGDSERSTLHQILDAHRSLEGALLPILHAVQEAFGFVPQEALPIIAKDQQISRAEAHGVMSFYHDFRTHPAGRTVLKICRAEACQAMGGEALADHARDALGIDWHETTADGAITLEPVFCLGLCACGPSAMVNGKLIGRADVAKLDALIAGAKA
- a CDS encoding LysR family transcriptional regulator, yielding MIDKLEMLIALSRERHFGRAAESCHVTQPTLSSAIKALEETLGVQLVLRGARYIGLTPEGERVLARAKSIVAEARAMKSDVATARDGLAGTLRLGVIPTALASVHDYTRPFLTRNPAVRLRVVSLNSHEILERLVDFEVDAGLSYAAADLAHDTPPGFEVLTLYNETYALVTRPDLDLPATLDWSQLDQFELGLLTPDMQNRRILDRHLALAGMSVSPRIESNSIVALIGHVGDGNAATILPQRTAAFFAEGRGLACIPLSRLEAASTDVAFILPPVGRRTLLLDAFVQSLG